Genomic window (Mobula birostris isolate sMobBir1 chromosome 20, sMobBir1.hap1, whole genome shotgun sequence):
ATCAATAATATTTATACTTATGCTCTTCCTTTGCTCATTACACCGGTTTGCTCCGTGACACTCGTACTGAGTGTCGCAACcatggactgttctgtttggctcACGGTGGCTTTCACGTTCGATCGCTGTATTGCAATCTGTAGTCAAAAACTGCGGGAACGGTACTGCACCGAGAGGACAGCGACAATTGCGATAGTAGTTGTGTGTTTAGGAAGTTGTGCGAAGAGATCCCCATTATACTTTGCGGTGGAACCTTTCCTTATCATTGATAACGTACCCTGGCGATATATTTTGAACACGGATTACCTTACTTTACCACTGTGGAAAGCGTACCAGTTGTTTAACGCCATCACTACACCTTTATTACCGATCGGTTTGATTCTGGTTTTTAATGCTTTAACAGTCAGCCATATTATCGCGGCAAACAGAGTTCGCCGGGGgctcaggaacagcagagagaaaaagaatgatcCAGAGGTGGAGAACCGGAGAAAGTCAATAATGTTGCTGTTTGCTCTATCAGCcaatttcatattgttgtggatcCCATTTATTGTATATATTATGAACTGGCAAGTTCAGAATTACTCTTACACAGACAGGCATTTGAACACCCCAACATATATCCTGCAACAGTTTGGGTTCATGCTGCAGTTCCTCtgtacctgcaccaacacgtgtatctacacTCTGTCACAGTGGAAATTCAGGGAACAGCTGAAGGCTGGAATCAAACATCTATTGACGTTAAATGGTCGGCTCTGCACCTAAAATGTAAATCAAAGTGTAAACTTTGATGGGAGTATAAATACATTTCTATGCCATTTATATGTCTGGTAAGTGCCTCGATAATCTTGCAGCCAGGTGAGCGAATGTTAGTAGCTTCCGGCTTCCAGTGAAGTCAGCAAAATTATTCAGTTGTGTGGCGCAAGAAACAGCAAAACTGAGCGTATGTGACCGCAACTCCAGCAGAAATTGTATCAAACCTTTGGCTTAAAGCCTAAATCTGGTCCAACGAACCATGTGCGGCCAGGATGATTTTTCTTTCATTGGTAGGATTCTATTCTAATTCACTGGACTATGGGTCATTCCAGGGATTTCTGTGACAACTGGAGAGATACCTGAAACTAGGAAAGCTGGTGTCAGTTAAAGTGAGCTATGATACTTACAATTTCTATTGTAACAGTCCAAAATATGCGACAACTGTCTTTTCATTCAGAAATCCTGCGGTCCCTTCCAAAGCGGGTCTAAAACTGCACGACGCCCAAGTCTGACCCATAAATAGAGATGTGTAGCGGTCTTACTGAGAggggatggtatcagaaatgCAGCTGTAGATTTTATTTTTGTGTTACTTTCCCCCGTAATTAAAATGCAGAAGCGTTGAATCTAATACATTGTTTCTAAAGCAGTAAAAGAAGGAAGATACTGAcgtagtgtccatttagaaacctGACCGCATCGCTTATTAATGTTTCCCTTTTGGGAGCGGGAGAGACTGTGTTTTTTCTCATCGATGGTGTTTTTTCTACGGATTACCCGGCACCAGAGAAAAGAT
Coding sequences:
- the LOC140185030 gene encoding probable G-protein coupled receptor 139 translates to MSTTGKPGVNGKLVAQLLLGPFVIMRSKHSDGTRTDNISTLRIEACLTRLRIRCLTFTRSDSTRLNANLTSKNDQVNLVAIAILSLGNCGLSKCVSRYLVGMAAADLMGVIIAVVLDQINNIYTYALPLLITPVCSVTLVLSVATMDCSVWLTVAFTFDRCIAICSQKLRERYCTERTATIAIVVVCLGSCAKRSPLYFAVEPFLIIDNVPWRYILNTDYLTLPLWKAYQLFNAITTPLLPIGLILVFNALTVSHIIAANRVRRGLRNSREKKNDPEVENRRKSIMLLFALSANFILLWIPFIVYIMNWQVQNYSYTDRHLNTPTYILQQFGFMLQFLCTCTNTCIYTLSQWKFREQLKAGIKHLLTLNGRLCT